A genomic window from Anaerolineae bacterium includes:
- a CDS encoding HAD family hydrolase produces MQPKYEFFIGIDSDGCVFDTMEIKQKECFCPNTVKYWGLQAVSKYARETVEFVNLYSKWRGINRWPALVKVFDLLRQRPEVQARKAKIPSGDKLRAFIDAAEYPNSNDGLKAYRAKYPDPELDTGLAWSQAVNATIADIVHGVPPFPYVRESLDFLFDKADMIVVSQTPDEALEREWAEHGVDRYVRMIAGQEKGTKTQHLALAAGNKYQSGHVLMIGDAPGDMKAARANNALFFPINPGHEDESWQRFYEEAVPKFLALEYAGDYETKLIEAFEKFIPEIPPWQK; encoded by the coding sequence ATGCAACCCAAGTATGAATTTTTTATCGGCATTGATTCAGATGGCTGTGTTTTTGATACGATGGAAATCAAGCAAAAGGAGTGCTTCTGCCCCAATACGGTTAAATATTGGGGTTTGCAGGCGGTCTCCAAATATGCCCGGGAAACGGTTGAATTTGTCAATCTTTATTCAAAATGGCGCGGCATCAATCGCTGGCCGGCGTTGGTCAAAGTGTTCGACTTGCTCCGTCAGCGCCCTGAAGTGCAGGCCAGAAAAGCCAAGATTCCATCAGGCGATAAGTTGAGGGCATTTATTGACGCCGCAGAATATCCTAACAGCAATGATGGCCTAAAGGCCTACAGAGCCAAATATCCTGACCCTGAGTTGGATACCGGCCTGGCCTGGAGCCAGGCGGTCAATGCCACCATCGCCGACATTGTGCATGGCGTGCCGCCGTTTCCTTATGTGCGTGAGAGTCTGGACTTCTTGTTCGACAAAGCGGATATGATCGTGGTTTCGCAAACGCCGGACGAAGCTTTAGAGCGCGAGTGGGCCGAACATGGGGTTGACAGATATGTGCGGATGATTGCCGGGCAGGAGAAGGGCACCAAAACCCAACACCTGGCTCTGGCTGCGGGCAATAAATATCAATCTGGCCACGTTTTGATGATAGGAGACGCTCCGGGTGATATGAAAGCGGCTCGCGCCAACAACGCTCTCTTTTTCCCGATCAACCCCGGCCACGAAGATGAAAGCTGGCAGCGTTTTTATGAAGAGGCTGTGCCTAAATTTCTGGCCTTAGAGTATGCCGGCGACTATGAAACTAAATTGATTGAAGCGTTTGAAAAATTTATACCCGAGATTCCCCCTTGGCAAAAATAA
- a CDS encoding Gfo/Idh/MocA family oxidoreductase, with protein MKEHKIGIIMNGVTGRMGTNQHLIRSILAIRQQGGVQIKPGEVIMPDPILVGRNKNKLAKLAAEHGLTRYSTDLNACLADSYNQIYFDSQLTTLRVEAVRKAIAAKKAIYCEKPTATTLADALAIASEAKAAGLKNGVVQDKLFLPGLLKLKYLIDTGFFGQILSVRGEFGYWVFDGYHQPAQRPSWNYRKEDGGGIIIDMFCHWRYVIDNLFGLIKALSALGAIHLDKRVDENGTEYTCTADDAAYGTFELANGIICHFNSSWTVRVRRDDLLTLQVDGTKGSAVAGLRDCVVQHDSFTPKPVWNPDVDNPIDFYETWQRVPSNQVYDNAFKVQWEMFLKHVVLDTPFCWGLLEGAKGVQLAELGLESWQKRCWVEVPELTL; from the coding sequence GTGAAAGAACACAAAATCGGCATCATTATGAACGGCGTCACCGGGCGGATGGGCACCAACCAGCACCTCATTCGCTCTATTCTGGCGATCAGGCAGCAGGGAGGCGTGCAAATCAAGCCGGGTGAAGTCATCATGCCTGATCCTATTCTGGTAGGCCGCAATAAAAACAAACTGGCCAAGTTGGCGGCAGAACATGGCCTGACCCGTTATTCCACCGACCTGAACGCCTGCCTGGCCGATTCTTACAATCAAATCTATTTCGACTCCCAACTCACTACCCTGCGCGTTGAGGCGGTGCGTAAGGCCATTGCCGCCAAAAAAGCCATCTATTGTGAAAAGCCCACGGCCACCACCCTGGCCGACGCCCTGGCGATTGCCAGCGAAGCGAAAGCAGCCGGACTCAAAAATGGGGTGGTGCAGGATAAACTTTTTTTGCCCGGCCTGCTCAAATTGAAATATCTTATTGATACCGGTTTTTTCGGCCAAATCCTATCTGTGCGCGGTGAATTTGGCTACTGGGTGTTTGACGGCTATCACCAACCCGCGCAGCGTCCCTCCTGGAACTATCGCAAAGAAGACGGCGGCGGCATCATCATTGATATGTTTTGCCACTGGCGTTACGTAATTGACAACCTGTTTGGCCTGATCAAGGCGCTGTCGGCGTTGGGCGCGATTCACCTTGACAAGCGCGTTGACGAAAACGGCACCGAATATACCTGCACCGCCGATGACGCGGCCTATGGCACGTTTGAACTGGCCAACGGCATCATCTGCCACTTCAATTCGTCCTGGACGGTCAGAGTGCGGCGGGATGATTTGCTCACCTTGCAGGTTGACGGTACCAAAGGCAGCGCCGTGGCCGGCCTGCGGGATTGTGTGGTGCAGCATGATTCTTTTACCCCCAAACCCGTCTGGAACCCCGACGTTGATAACCCGATTGACTTTTACGAAACCTGGCAGCGGGTGCCCTCCAACCAGGTGTATGACAATGCCTTTAAGGTGCAGTGGGAGATGTTTCTCAAACACGTGGTGTTGGATACGCCGTTCTGCTGGGGGCTGTTGGAGGGCGCCAAAGGGGTACAATTGGCCGAATTGGGCCTGGAATCGTGGCAGAAGCGTTGCTGGGTAGAGGTGCCGGAATTGACTCTTTGA
- a CDS encoding sugar phosphate isomerase/epimerase: MPHLIQDTSKLCIHTITTQPWPVEEAIEQYSAIGVKGITVWRQALEGRNPAAVGERIRAAGLTVVSLCRGGFFAGLDQTTRRAAIDDNLQAIDAAAVLGAPLIVLVCGAVPGQSLAESRQQIKDGLAAILPHAEACGVKLAIESLHPMYADSRSAINTLRQANEMAEEFNSPYLGVAVDVYHLWWDPDLENEVRRCGRAGNLLAFHVCDWKTPTEDMLNDRGLMGEGCIPIPTIRDWVEAAGFDGFIEVEIFSHKYWAMNQAEFLQEIKEAYLKYV; this comes from the coding sequence ATGCCTCATTTAATTCAGGATACCTCCAAACTTTGCATCCACACCATCACTACCCAACCCTGGCCCGTTGAAGAAGCGATTGAGCAATATAGCGCTATTGGCGTTAAAGGCATCACCGTTTGGCGGCAGGCGCTTGAAGGACGCAATCCGGCGGCCGTAGGCGAACGAATCCGGGCGGCGGGATTGACCGTTGTGTCGCTGTGCCGTGGTGGATTTTTCGCCGGTCTGGATCAGACAACTCGCCGGGCCGCGATTGATGATAATCTACAAGCCATTGACGCCGCTGCTGTCCTGGGTGCCCCCTTGATTGTATTGGTCTGTGGGGCGGTGCCGGGTCAATCCCTGGCCGAGTCGCGCCAACAAATCAAAGACGGCCTTGCCGCCATCCTCCCCCACGCCGAAGCCTGTGGGGTCAAACTGGCCATTGAATCCCTTCACCCTATGTATGCCGACTCGCGCTCGGCCATCAATACGCTGCGCCAGGCCAACGAGATGGCCGAGGAGTTCAACTCGCCGTACTTGGGTGTGGCGGTAGATGTGTATCATTTGTGGTGGGACCCGGATTTGGAAAACGAAGTCCGGCGTTGCGGCCGGGCCGGTAACTTGCTGGCCTTTCATGTATGCGATTGGAAAACGCCGACCGAAGATATGTTGAACGACCGGGGTTTGATGGGCGAAGGCTGCATCCCCATCCCCACCATTCGGGATTGGGTGGAAGCAGCCGGGTTTGACGGTTTTATTGAGGTGGAGATTTTTTCGCATAAATATTGGGCTATGAATCAGGCAGAGTTTTTGCAAGAAATCAAGGAAGCGTATTTGAAGTATGTTTGA
- a CDS encoding sugar kinase, which translates to MKKIVTFGEVMLRLSPPGFQRFSQARSFDVIYGGGEANVAASLANYGLPVEFVTRLPTNDIGEACLSFLRQYGIGTQHIVRGGERLGIYFLEMGAVQRGSKVVYDRANSAMATIETGMIDWQTVFADADWFHWTGITPAISAGTAAVCLEAAQTAKAMGLTISCDLNYRKKLWQWGKTAGEVMPELVSYCDVAIGNEEDADKVFGIKAPETDVTSGQVEADQYRVVCDGLAKRFSGLKTIAITLRGSVSASHNTWSGVLWNRGDFYLGPKFDITHIVDRVGGGDSFMGGLIYGLRTYPADPQRALDFAVSASCLKHSIFGDFNMVTVAEVEKLMQGDASGRVSR; encoded by the coding sequence ATGAAAAAAATAGTTACTTTTGGTGAAGTTATGTTACGGCTGTCGCCGCCGGGATTTCAGCGTTTTTCCCAGGCGCGGAGTTTTGATGTGATATACGGCGGCGGTGAGGCCAATGTGGCCGCCTCGCTGGCCAATTATGGGTTGCCGGTGGAGTTTGTCACCCGGCTGCCGACCAACGATATTGGCGAGGCCTGTCTGAGTTTTCTGCGGCAGTATGGCATCGGCACGCAGCACATTGTGCGCGGCGGCGAACGGCTGGGCATTTACTTTTTGGAGATGGGCGCGGTGCAGCGCGGCAGCAAAGTGGTATACGACCGGGCCAATTCCGCTATGGCAACCATCGAAACGGGCATGATTGACTGGCAAACCGTATTTGCCGACGCCGATTGGTTTCATTGGACCGGCATTACCCCGGCCATTTCGGCGGGCACGGCGGCGGTGTGCCTGGAAGCGGCGCAGACGGCCAAAGCGATGGGCCTTACCATATCGTGCGATCTGAACTACCGTAAAAAGCTGTGGCAATGGGGCAAAACTGCCGGTGAAGTAATGCCGGAGTTGGTGAGTTATTGCGACGTAGCCATCGGCAATGAAGAAGACGCCGATAAAGTGTTTGGCATCAAGGCCCCTGAAACTGATGTAACCAGCGGCCAGGTGGAGGCCGATCAGTATCGCGTTGTGTGCGACGGGTTGGCCAAACGGTTTTCCGGCCTAAAAACCATTGCCATCACCTTGCGCGGCTCCGTCTCGGCCAGCCACAATACTTGGTCGGGCGTGTTGTGGAACCGGGGCGACTTTTACCTTGGCCCGAAGTTTGACATCACCCACATTGTAGACCGCGTTGGCGGCGGCGACTCATTTATGGGCGGCCTGATTTACGGGCTACGTACCTATCCGGCTGACCCGCAGCGGGCGCTTGATTTTGCCGTTTCCGCTTCTTGCTTGAAACATTCTATCTTTGGCGATTTCAACATGGTCACCGTGGCCGAGGTGGAGAAGTTGATGCAAGGCGATGCTTCGGGGCGGGTGAGTCGTTAG
- a CDS encoding 3-ketoacyl-ACP reductase → MNNQVALVTGAGRGIGRGIAVALAERGWTVVVNYRGNAQAATETVRLIEQTGGRGVAVQANIAETTERQRLVNEVVQAFARLDLLVNNAGMAPRQRLDILETSETSYDEVMTVNLKGPFFLTQQIAQLMIDQLQAGIIDQPKIVNISSISAYTSSPNRGEYCLSKAGISMLTALFADRLAEFGINVYEIRPGIIETDMTSGVKEKYDDLIGGGLTPIRRWGRPDDIGRAVVAIAEGYLPFSTGEVINVDGGFHLHRL, encoded by the coding sequence ATGAATAATCAGGTAGCGTTAGTGACTGGCGCCGGTCGAGGTATTGGGCGAGGGATTGCGGTAGCTCTGGCTGAGAGAGGTTGGACGGTGGTGGTCAATTATCGGGGAAATGCCCAGGCTGCGACAGAAACAGTCCGGTTAATAGAACAGACCGGGGGCCGAGGGGTGGCCGTCCAGGCCAACATTGCTGAAACTACTGAGCGCCAGCGCTTAGTCAATGAGGTTGTGCAAGCGTTTGCTCGGCTTGATTTGCTGGTCAACAATGCCGGGATGGCTCCTCGCCAACGACTGGACATTTTGGAAACCAGTGAAACCAGTTATGATGAAGTGATGACGGTCAATCTCAAAGGCCCATTTTTTTTGACCCAACAGATTGCCCAATTGATGATTGACCAGCTTCAAGCCGGCATCATTGACCAACCCAAAATTGTCAATATCAGCTCCATCAGCGCCTACACCAGCAGCCCCAACCGGGGCGAGTATTGTCTCTCCAAAGCCGGAATATCCATGCTCACGGCGCTTTTTGCGGACCGCTTGGCCGAATTTGGCATTAATGTTTACGAGATTCGACCCGGCATTATTGAAACCGATATGACCAGCGGCGTTAAAGAAAAATACGATGATTTGATTGGCGGGGGTCTGACCCCCATCCGTCGCTGGGGCCGGCCGGATGATATTGGCCGGGCCGTGGTAGCCATTGCCGAGGGTTATTTGCCGTTTTCCACGGGCGAGGTGATTAACGTGGATGGCGGTTTTCACTTACACAGACTATAG
- a CDS encoding protein-L-isoaspartate(D-aspartate) O-methyltransferase: MVEYQIRRRDVSDEAVLAAMLKVPRHEFVPDDYKARAYEDHPLPIGYGQTISQPYIVAVMTELLELQPSDKVLEIGTGSGYQAAILAEITNEVYTIEIIPELAARAQETFERLGYEQIMAKQADGYWGWEEYAPFEAIIVTAAPDHVPQPLINQLADGGKMVIPVGPPGGYQSLWLIERQGEEILRTNWGGVRFVPFTRE; encoded by the coding sequence ATGGTCGAGTACCAAATTCGCCGCCGCGATGTTTCTGATGAAGCTGTGCTGGCAGCAATGCTCAAAGTGCCGCGCCACGAGTTTGTGCCCGACGACTACAAAGCTCGGGCTTATGAAGACCATCCTCTGCCCATTGGCTACGGCCAAACCATCTCCCAACCCTACATCGTGGCGGTGATGACCGAATTGCTTGAACTGCAACCGAGCGATAAGGTGTTGGAAATCGGTACTGGCTCCGGTTATCAAGCCGCTATCCTGGCCGAAATCACCAATGAGGTTTACACCATTGAAATCATCCCCGAATTGGCCGCACGCGCCCAAGAAACGTTTGAGCGTTTGGGTTACGAGCAAATTATGGCCAAACAGGCCGATGGCTACTGGGGCTGGGAAGAGTACGCCCCATTTGAGGCCATCATCGTTACCGCCGCGCCGGATCACGTGCCCCAACCTTTGATTAACCAACTGGCCGATGGCGGCAAAATGGTTATCCCGGTGGGGCCGCCGGGTGGTTACCAGAGTTTGTGGCTGATTGAGCGTCAGGGGGAAGAGATTTTGCGCACCAATTGGGGGGGCGTGCGGTTTGTGCCGTTTACGCGGGAGTGA
- a CDS encoding glycoside hydrolase family 88 protein: MDFAAKQLRHLIETYPDFFPMYTINGKWKHEGEAWTNWCEGFLGGQLWLLYQYTQDAYWREKAEHYSRLIEHRKTDRNVHDLGFLFLSTWKRWFDLTGDKAMGQVVIEAGQTLALRFKERGQYLRSFVADDSLFIDIMMNVPIIYYAARQTGDENLWRVANQHSLTTRRYLVRGDGSASHEGIFDLETGEFLRQSTHQGWRDDSSWARGLAWALYGFGAVYTYTQDARFLRTAETCANFYIERTPAHGVPPNDWEEPDPTWPYESSAAAIVASGLFNLAKITGDPLRARFYQEYALRIVDTLTSPEFLAVDTPGWEGILKHGMYHQRKSLGVDESVMWGEYFFLEAVSKVLGYE; encoded by the coding sequence ATGGACTTTGCGGCCAAACAATTGCGCCACTTAATTGAAACCTATCCCGATTTTTTCCCTATGTATACCATCAACGGCAAATGGAAACACGAAGGCGAAGCCTGGACCAACTGGTGCGAGGGCTTTTTGGGCGGCCAGTTGTGGTTGCTCTATCAATATACTCAGGATGCCTATTGGCGCGAAAAAGCCGAACACTACTCTCGCCTTATCGAACATCGTAAAACTGATCGTAATGTGCACGACCTGGGTTTCCTCTTTTTATCCACCTGGAAGCGTTGGTTTGATCTGACCGGCGATAAAGCCATGGGGCAGGTAGTCATTGAGGCCGGGCAAACGTTGGCCCTGCGGTTCAAGGAGAGGGGACAATATCTACGTTCCTTTGTGGCCGATGATAGTTTGTTCATTGACATTATGATGAACGTGCCCATCATTTACTACGCGGCCCGGCAAACCGGCGATGAGAATTTGTGGCGGGTGGCCAACCAGCATAGCCTGACCACTCGCCGCTATCTGGTGCGGGGCGACGGCAGCGCCTCTCACGAAGGGATTTTTGACCTGGAAACCGGCGAGTTTTTGCGCCAGAGCACTCACCAGGGTTGGCGAGATGACTCGTCCTGGGCGCGGGGTTTGGCCTGGGCCTTGTATGGTTTTGGCGCGGTTTACACCTACACCCAAGACGCGCGTTTTTTGCGCACCGCCGAAACCTGCGCCAATTTCTACATCGAGCGCACCCCCGCCCATGGCGTTCCCCCCAACGATTGGGAAGAACCCGACCCCACCTGGCCCTACGAAAGTTCTGCTGCGGCCATTGTCGCCAGCGGCCTCTTCAACCTGGCCAAAATTACGGGCGACCCCCTGCGGGCTCGTTTTTACCAGGAATATGCTCTGAGAATTGTGGACACCCTGACCTCCCCAGAATTTTTGGCGGTTGACACCCCGGGCTGGGAAGGCATTCTCAAACACGGCATGTACCACCAGCGCAAAAGTCTGGGTGTGGACGAAAGCGTGATGTGGGGCGAATACTTCTTCCTGGAAGCCGTGAGTAAGGTATTGGGTTATGAATAA
- a CDS encoding GntR family transcriptional regulator, protein MNTQTLLKSYLTKEEYVYNTLRAAIMGCELKPGEKLVIDNLSAELGVSPIPVRAALQRLQAEGLVEITPHTGAVVSKISPDLIREIFMLLEVLEAMAFRVLVDKADLDDIVHLRQLVEAMEVAFQADDVSRWSDLNMEFHRAVAQITQMKMLIEFTGRVWDSWNRLRHCYLKPIVSARMPQSQAEHQQMIALLERRDVEELAALAVKHNRQARETYQQLLQNQNNAN, encoded by the coding sequence ATGAACACGCAAACATTGCTCAAATCCTATCTCACCAAAGAAGAATATGTCTATAACACCTTACGCGCCGCGATCATGGGTTGTGAGTTGAAGCCCGGCGAAAAACTGGTCATAGATAACCTCAGCGCCGAGTTGGGCGTTAGCCCCATCCCGGTCCGGGCCGCTTTACAGCGACTTCAGGCCGAAGGACTGGTTGAAATTACGCCCCACACCGGCGCAGTGGTTTCAAAAATATCCCCTGATTTGATCAGAGAAATATTCATGCTGCTTGAAGTTCTGGAAGCAATGGCCTTCAGGGTGCTGGTAGATAAAGCTGATTTGGATGATATTGTTCATTTGCGGCAGCTTGTTGAGGCAATGGAGGTCGCTTTTCAGGCAGACGATGTTAGCCGGTGGTCGGACTTGAATATGGAGTTTCACCGGGCTGTGGCGCAAATTACGCAGATGAAGATGCTCATCGAATTCACGGGCAGGGTGTGGGATAGCTGGAATCGCCTGCGGCATTGTTATTTGAAACCGATTGTTTCGGCGCGGATGCCGCAGTCTCAAGCTGAGCATCAGCAGATGATCGCCCTTTTGGAGCGTCGTGATGTTGAGGAATTGGCTGCGCTGGCGGTCAAGCACAATCGTCAGGCCAGAGAAACTTATCAGCAATTACTGCAAAATCAAAATAATGCCAATTAA
- a CDS encoding bifunctional 4-hydroxy-2-oxoglutarate aldolase/2-dehydro-3-deoxy-phosphogluconate aldolase — protein sequence MAKFDRLTVLNTMIDTGLVPVFYHSNLEVAKKIAAACVTGGAKILEFTNRGDRAWHIFTQLIEWAEQTHPDLILGVGSVVDAPTAGMYIGSGANFVVGPLLNPEVARLCNRRKVAYSPGCGSVSEISEAEELGVEIVKIFPGGQVGGPAFVKAVRGPMPWTRLMPTGGVDTTKEGIAAWITAGVACLGIGSKLIRKDLVAAGDYAAIEQNVRQVLAWIQEAREA from the coding sequence ATGGCTAAATTTGATCGTCTGACCGTACTCAACACCATGATTGACACCGGCTTGGTGCCGGTGTTTTACCATAGCAACCTGGAGGTTGCCAAAAAAATTGCCGCAGCCTGCGTAACCGGCGGGGCCAAAATTTTGGAATTCACCAACCGGGGCGACCGGGCCTGGCATATCTTCACCCAACTCATCGAGTGGGCGGAACAAACCCATCCCGATCTGATTCTGGGGGTAGGTTCGGTGGTGGATGCGCCCACGGCGGGAATGTACATTGGCAGTGGGGCCAACTTTGTGGTCGGCCCGTTGCTCAATCCAGAAGTGGCCCGCTTGTGCAATCGGCGCAAAGTGGCCTACAGCCCCGGCTGTGGCAGCGTCAGTGAAATCTCGGAAGCCGAGGAACTGGGCGTTGAAATTGTCAAAATTTTTCCCGGCGGGCAGGTCGGTGGCCCGGCCTTTGTCAAAGCCGTGCGCGGCCCAATGCCCTGGACGCGCTTGATGCCCACCGGCGGCGTGGATACGACCAAAGAAGGTATTGCAGCCTGGATTACGGCCGGTGTCGCTTGCCTGGGCATCGGCAGCAAACTTATCCGCAAAGATTTGGTAGCTGCCGGAGATTATGCAGCCATCGAGCAGAATGTCCGCCAGGTATTGGCCTGGATTCAAGAGGCCAGAGAAGCCTGA
- a CDS encoding hydroxyacid dehydrogenase produces MRKGIFLLRADAYQKIYGPDELKAIHALVDISVPPQTSESVKKNPSILNEVEVILSGWGMAVMDEKFLASASNLKAVFYGAGSIRYFVTNASWRRGIIVTSAYAANAVPTAEYTLAQILLCLKRVWPHAQLVREQGTFPPRLPVAGAFGSTVGLISLGQVGRQVIKLLQNFDINVIAYDPFVTAAEAAELKVELCALPEIFRRADVVSLHTPWLPETEGMITGEHLASMKPAAAFINTARGAIVREQEMIQVLRQRPDLTAVLDVTYPEPPAPDSLLYTLPNVVLTPHIAGAMDQECRRMGQVMVEELKRYLNGEPLQWALTKEDMARMA; encoded by the coding sequence ATGCGCAAAGGCATATTCCTGCTCCGCGCCGATGCCTACCAAAAGATCTACGGGCCTGACGAACTCAAAGCCATCCATGCCCTGGTTGACATCTCTGTTCCGCCGCAAACCAGCGAGTCGGTCAAGAAGAATCCGTCTATCCTGAATGAGGTTGAGGTGATTCTTTCTGGTTGGGGGATGGCCGTGATGGATGAGAAGTTCCTGGCGTCTGCGTCCAACTTGAAGGCCGTTTTTTATGGGGCTGGGTCTATCCGTTATTTTGTGACCAATGCCTCCTGGCGGCGCGGCATCATTGTGACCAGCGCCTATGCGGCCAATGCGGTGCCCACGGCAGAATACACCCTGGCCCAGATTTTGTTGTGTCTCAAGCGGGTCTGGCCGCATGCGCAATTGGTCAGAGAGCAAGGCACTTTTCCGCCGCGATTGCCGGTGGCGGGCGCGTTTGGCAGTACGGTTGGCCTTATTTCTTTGGGCCAGGTTGGCCGGCAGGTGATCAAACTGCTACAGAATTTTGACATAAACGTGATAGCCTACGATCCCTTTGTGACGGCGGCAGAGGCGGCTGAATTAAAGGTGGAACTTTGCGCTTTGCCCGAAATTTTTCGCCGCGCCGATGTGGTTTCTTTGCATACTCCATGGCTGCCGGAAACCGAGGGGATGATTACGGGCGAGCACCTGGCTTCAATGAAACCTGCTGCCGCCTTTATTAATACCGCCCGGGGCGCGATTGTGCGGGAACAAGAAATGATCCAGGTTTTGCGGCAGCGCCCGGATTTAACAGCGGTGTTGGATGTGACCTACCCCGAACCGCCCGCCCCGGACTCGCTCCTCTACACCCTGCCCAACGTGGTGTTGACGCCCCACATTGCCGGGGCGATGGATCAAGAGTGTCGCCGGATGGGGCAGGTTATGGTTGAGGAGTTGAAACGTTACCTCAATGGCGAGCCGTTGCAGTGGGCGCTGACTAAAGAAGATATGGCCCGGATGGCCTGA